acTGTTGGACATACGCCATGGATATCCTATTGTTATTTACTTTAGAGGTAATCAGTCTGGTTTATCCATACTCATTAAAGTTATGTAGTTTGCACATGGGGCATCCGCATAAAATTTTTCAAGGAGCGGATATGTTTATTCGAGGGAATATTTAAATAGTCCGATTTCAAGATATGTTCTTTAGTGTctttggagctagagaagggtAGGCTGAAGATTACATGTTCTATCATTTCAATTTGGCCCCTTCTAtgcttctctcttttttgttttggtcaATATTGGTTGCCTACCATGCCTTACTGACTTGCTGTGTCTACCTACCCATGTTAACTCTCGATTAAGTGTTCCCTTTTCTCTCGCTTGTTTGACAATGTGCTTACTAGTGAGTTCTGATGCATGATAGCCGTGAGATATTCAACAAATGGCAAGCGCAAAGATGGTGGGCCGAAAATTATGAGAAAGTCATGGAGCTTTACAATGTTCAGAGGTTCAACCAGCAAACTCCCCTTCCTACTACTCCAAAGTCTGAAGATGAGGTACGAGATCCTTGTGATGTAACTAACCTTTCTTGCTATTCTTACGATTTACAAAATGCCTTCTGATCTACCTGCTGTGCATTCCATGCATATCATACAGAGCTTGAAGGAGGATATCCCAGCAACACCGCCACTCAACAGTGAACGTCTACCCCACACTTTGCACAGATCACTAACTGGTGGCAGAACAACTGGGTATGGACAACCAGATTCTCTTGGGCATCAGCACAACCTTGGTAATGGTCATCGCCAACAGCACCATCACTGCTACACTGGACACCAGTGCTATGGTTCAGTTGGGCTGGCATCAACACCTAAGTTATCAAGCATTAGTGGAGCAAAGACAGAAACTTCGTCAATGGATGCATCGATGAGGTCAAGCTCATCTCCTGAAGAGGTGGATCGATCTCGTGAACTTTCAGTCTCTGTTAGCAATGCAAGTGACCAAGAGAGGGAATGGGTAGAAGAGGATGAACCTGGTGTATACATCACCATTCGGGCCTTGCCTGGTGGTATTAGAGAGCTCCGACGGGTCCGATTCAGGTTTGCTACTTTTACTTGTTGCTTGTTTGGTCAGATTGTCACTATTTTAGCGCAATTCTATTTCATTCCATCAAGGCTTAATGGCTTATGCATTTGTGAAGATATCACCGCTCAAGTACTCAAGTAGCCAATTAATCTGGTAGTTCAACAGCACTTTCAGCCAAAAATGACTAGAAAGATTAATTGTTGGGAGAGGATAGAAGCTTGGATCCGAGACACTTTAATGACAAATAACTGATGAAGTACTCAAGCAACAACATTTTGACTGCACCATCGTTCAGttaatgaaaattaaaaaaaatgaaatgtaaCATGTAACCATAGTAAAATGGATCCGGAAACCACTATAGCAAGAAAACAAGAATCAGCTAGTTGGCAGAGATTCATGAGCATCTGCTCATTTGGTTTCGCAATACACTTAGTCATTCCTCTAAAGAACATGTATTTATCTGTTTTGGCTGTTCTGCGTGCAGCCGGGAGAAATTCAGCGAGATGCACGCCAGGCTATGGTGGGAAGAGAACCGGGCAAGGATACATGATCAGTATCTCTGAGAAGACATGCTAATCATGTATCAGCAAATTCTTTACCACTTCATCTCATTGCAATTGACCACCAGAGTCCATTGAACTTACAGTTCGGTGCAATTGACCGCCGTCTCCTGGAGATATTTGATTTCGAAGCGCTTCTTCTTTCACCCTCCTCCAGCGTGTACATCAAACACTAACATCATATCGTCAGGAATTACTCCCAGCCTGTGCAAAAATTGGCCGAGGAACACTGCTTGCATGTGTGAATGTGTGAGcttttagtgtttattcttgaTGTCTAACATTTAATTTGCTCCTGTTTATGTGGTAATCCGCCTGTTTCTCTCCAATGCATTGTCACAAAATTTATACAGTTTGGTATAACTGCTAGATTATTTACTTCGcagcgaaagaaaaaaaaatgaaaggaaaaaaggacGCCTTTGGAAAGCAAAGGCGTTTGTACCATTAGCTGATGTTTCAGATTCATTGCTTCCTTTTCTGAAGGCGGTATTTCAACTTTCATATTCCAGTTTGTTGCGCACTTTGCTTTATAATCATATTTGT
The Oryza glaberrima chromosome 8, OglaRS2, whole genome shotgun sequence DNA segment above includes these coding regions:
- the LOC127781287 gene encoding protein Brevis radix-like 1 — translated: MLTCIACSKQLAGGAPPLREQSDDADDAAVARGAGECATPSTRQAIKALTAQIKDMALKASGAYRHCKPCAGSSSSSPAAAARRHHPYHAYADSGSDRFHYAYRRAGSGGDATPSVSARTDFLAGDEEEEEEEEEEGTTADGSEDDEAKEWVAQVEPGVLITFLSLPEGGNDLKRIRFSREIFNKWQAQRWWAENYEKVMELYNVQRFNQQTPLPTTPKSEDESLKEDIPATPPLNSERLPHTLHRSLTGGRTTGYGQPDSLGHQHNLGNGHRQQHHHCYTGHQCYGSVGLASTPKLSSISGAKTETSSMDASMRSSSSPEEVDRSRELSVSVSNASDQEREWVEEDEPGVYITIRALPGGIRELRRVRFSREKFSEMHARLWWEENRARIHDQYL